A single genomic interval of Candidatus Methylomirabilota bacterium harbors:
- a CDS encoding TRAP transporter small permease — protein sequence MTPARSDWGRRVEGVLGVAASAILLVMMLLTFLDVVLRYLFNRPMAGAFEVTELLLLVLIFAGLPLVTYADEHALMDFIDRLLGPRGTAALERGVHVLCAAVMFLLAWLVWLKADRIWAYRDATDVLRIPYGPFVYFMAIAIGVTGLIHLYKAGASRTPATR from the coding sequence GTGACCCCGGCTCGCTCCGACTGGGGGCGGCGCGTCGAGGGGGTCCTCGGCGTCGCCGCCTCCGCCATCCTGCTCGTCATGATGCTGCTCACCTTCCTCGACGTGGTCCTCCGCTACCTGTTCAACCGGCCGATGGCGGGCGCCTTCGAGGTGACCGAGCTGTTGCTGCTGGTGCTGATCTTCGCGGGCCTGCCGCTCGTGACCTACGCCGACGAGCACGCGCTGATGGACTTCATCGATCGGCTGCTCGGCCCGCGGGGCACCGCGGCGCTCGAGCGGGGCGTCCACGTCCTGTGCGCGGCGGTGATGTTCCTGCTCGCCTGGCTGGTGTGGCTGAAGGCGGATCGGATCTGGGCCTACCGGGACGCCACCGACGTCCTGCGCATCCCCTACGGCCCGTTCGTGTACTTCATGGCGATCGCGATCGGGGTGACCGGGCTCATCCACCTCTACAAGGCGGGCGCGTCCCGGACGCCCGCCACGCGATGA
- a CDS encoding TRAP transporter substrate-binding protein: MGKFSRRAALIALALALCLAPPAVAQTTLTMSSWVSPQHHLTSVVLQGWASEVEKATNGRVKFTMLPKHPSAPPGTFDAVRDGLVDLSYVTASYTPARHILPLMAELPGAGDTALVNSVAYSRIHWKYFQPVGEYKGVKLLGVFTHGPGQMFTKRTVAGINDVQGLKIRTGGGVAEQVAKALGCAAFVKPAPESYELLKGGVADGVFFPLESIVSFKLETVLEQATLFPGGMYSSAFGFFMNEDKWNKIPKEDQAIIEKLSGEHIARLAGRSWDDADAKGLDALKKSGVKIVNADPAFVAEVQKRSAPLVEDWIKKASAKGIDAGKILAEFRAELKKVAAGQ; encoded by the coding sequence ATGGGCAAATTCTCGAGGCGCGCCGCGCTGATCGCGCTGGCGCTCGCGCTCTGCCTGGCCCCGCCCGCCGTCGCCCAGACGACGCTCACGATGTCGTCGTGGGTGTCCCCCCAGCACCACCTGACCAGCGTGGTGCTGCAGGGATGGGCCAGCGAAGTCGAGAAGGCCACCAACGGCCGCGTCAAGTTCACCATGCTGCCGAAGCATCCGTCGGCCCCGCCCGGCACATTCGATGCCGTGCGCGACGGGCTGGTGGACCTCTCGTACGTGACCGCGAGCTACACGCCCGCGCGGCACATCCTGCCGCTGATGGCCGAATTGCCCGGCGCCGGCGACACCGCGCTGGTGAACTCGGTGGCCTACTCGCGCATCCACTGGAAGTACTTCCAGCCGGTCGGCGAGTACAAGGGCGTCAAGCTGCTCGGCGTCTTCACTCACGGGCCCGGCCAGATGTTCACCAAGCGGACGGTGGCCGGCATCAACGACGTGCAGGGCCTCAAGATCCGCACCGGCGGCGGCGTCGCCGAGCAGGTGGCCAAGGCGCTCGGCTGCGCCGCCTTCGTCAAGCCCGCCCCCGAGTCCTACGAGCTGCTCAAGGGCGGCGTCGCCGACGGGGTGTTCTTCCCGCTCGAGTCGATCGTGTCCTTCAAGCTCGAGACCGTGCTGGAGCAGGCCACGCTCTTCCCGGGCGGCATGTACAGCTCGGCCTTCGGATTCTTCATGAACGAGGACAAGTGGAACAAGATCCCGAAAGAGGACCAGGCCATCATCGAGAAGCTCAGCGGCGAGCATATCGCGCGGCTGGCCGGCCGGTCGTGGGACGACGCCGACGCCAAGGGCCTCGACGCGCTCAAGAAGTCGGGCGTGAAGATCGTCAACGCCGATCCCGCCTTCGTGGCCGAGGTCCAGAAGCGCTCCGCGCCCCTCGTCGAGGACTGGATCAAGAAGGCCTCGGCCAAGGGCATCGACGCCGGCAAGATCCTCGCCGAGTTCCGCGCCGAGCTGAAGAAGGTCGCCGCGGGTCAGTGA
- a CDS encoding SDR family NAD(P)-dependent oxidoreductase → MGKRVLGKAAIVVGGGQTPGQTVGNGRATAIVLGREGARVCIVDRHLVSAQETADMIRREGGEAWAHAADVTREADVATLVAATLERFGRVDILHNNVGASLALGDAVATDLTEEAFDRSLAVNLKATWLTCKHALPALREAHGSIVNIASMAALNAYPLVGYKTTKAAVVALTENLAAHNARYGVRANSILPGLMNTPMAIESRVAAGTPREEVIAARDRRVPLGRRMGTGWDVAHAALFLHSDEASFITGVSLIVDGGESVCWGS, encoded by the coding sequence ATGGGCAAGCGCGTCCTAGGCAAGGCCGCCATCGTCGTCGGCGGTGGGCAGACGCCGGGCCAGACGGTGGGCAACGGACGCGCGACCGCGATCGTGCTGGGCCGGGAGGGCGCGCGGGTCTGCATCGTAGACCGCCACCTGGTTTCGGCTCAGGAAACGGCCGACATGATCCGGCGGGAAGGTGGCGAGGCCTGGGCCCACGCGGCGGACGTGACGCGCGAGGCGGACGTGGCGACGCTCGTGGCCGCGACGCTCGAGCGCTTCGGGCGCGTCGACATCCTGCACAACAACGTGGGGGCGAGCCTGGCCCTGGGCGACGCGGTGGCCACCGATCTCACCGAGGAGGCGTTCGACCGGAGCCTCGCCGTCAACTTGAAGGCGACCTGGCTCACCTGCAAGCACGCCCTGCCCGCCCTGCGCGAGGCGCACGGCTCGATCGTGAACATCGCGTCGATGGCGGCGCTCAACGCCTATCCGCTGGTGGGCTACAAGACCACCAAGGCCGCCGTCGTCGCGCTCACCGAGAACCTGGCCGCGCACAACGCCCGGTACGGCGTCCGCGCCAACTCGATCCTGCCCGGGCTCATGAACACCCCGATGGCCATCGAGTCCCGCGTGGCCGCGGGCACCCCGCGCGAGGAGGTCATCGCCGCGCGCGACCGGCGGGTGCCGCTGGGGCGGCGCATGGGCACCGGCTGGGACGTGGCCCACGCCGCCCTCTTCCTGCACTCCGACGAGGCCTCCTTCATCACCGGCGTCTCGCTCATCGTGGACGGCGGCGAGTCGGTCTGCTGGGGCTCCTGA
- a CDS encoding aldolase/citrate lyase family protein yields MAPDARVPENAYRARAERGEVQIGTWITMIRTPSILTLLQAAGLDYARLDMEHSAFSIETVADMAALARAMNFPLVVRPPAGNREWITRLLDAGVWNLHIPQVESGEHAASVVAATRYMPLGSRGMYGSGPHTGYRVRPPAEHMASANARVHVTAMLETRGAFERLDEIAAVPGIDALTIGPTDLAQDLGVLGTPAQKDVLREHRVRLGEAARKHGKTVAMAVDTMEAVREVIALGATIVNYSSDVGILRSGYAAAVAEIRRPKETS; encoded by the coding sequence GTGGCTCCCGACGCGCGCGTGCCCGAGAACGCCTACCGCGCCCGCGCCGAGCGCGGCGAGGTGCAGATCGGGACGTGGATCACCATGATCCGCACGCCGTCGATCCTCACGCTGCTGCAGGCGGCCGGCCTCGACTACGCGCGCCTGGACATGGAGCACTCCGCGTTCTCCATCGAGACGGTGGCGGACATGGCGGCGCTGGCGCGCGCGATGAACTTCCCATTGGTCGTCCGGCCGCCCGCGGGCAATCGCGAGTGGATCACGCGCCTGCTCGACGCGGGCGTGTGGAACCTGCACATCCCGCAGGTCGAATCCGGCGAGCACGCGGCGTCGGTGGTGGCCGCCACTCGCTACATGCCGCTCGGCTCGCGCGGCATGTACGGCTCGGGCCCGCACACCGGCTACCGCGTCCGCCCCCCCGCCGAGCACATGGCCAGCGCGAACGCCCGCGTGCACGTGACCGCGATGCTCGAGACGCGCGGGGCCTTCGAGCGCCTCGACGAGATCGCGGCGGTGCCCGGCATCGACGCGCTCACCATCGGCCCCACCGACCTGGCCCAGGACCTGGGCGTGCTGGGCACCCCGGCCCAGAAGGACGTCCTGCGCGAGCACCGGGTGCGCCTGGGCGAGGCGGCGCGCAAGCACGGCAAGACGGTGGCGATGGCGGTCGACACCATGGAGGCGGTCCGCGAGGTCATCGCGCTGGGGGCCACCATCGTCAACTACTCCTCGGACGTGGGCATCCTTCGCTCGGGCTACGCGGCGGCGGTTGCCGAGATCCGCAGGCCAAAGGAGACGTCATGA
- a CDS encoding thiamine pyrophosphate-dependent enzyme, translating to MKIKAVNGFARILKSEGTPWVSCYPTSPVNNALGEEGMPILMMGEERFAVAVADGFSRVTSGRQIGVCTVMAGLNAAGIQMAFGAVAQAWEDSSPLLVIAEGLGVGASRHTHFDMAEAFKPVTKWVGRVDRADLIPEYTRRAYTHLRSGRPGPVLLLIPRDLGEYDADEHPYAPVKGWRTGPDPDDVKAAIRALLAAKDPLLHVGEGVCYADAAAELLQFAEAAQIPVLTTLKAKGVFPENHPLSVGVRGSMADHFLRKCDLLFSIGSSLFPGRFSHTVPDAHKKTIVQCTVDTLDINRSYETRHAVIGDARLTLQALVTELQSKGARKNPEVLEEIKGQRQAFKDKFRPWLESNETPINPYRVFGDLAKVLDPKSSFLTADSGNTRDQTSTVYEAQIPRGYLGWGNVSTLGFSLAGAVAAKLAFPNRQCVHVTGDAGVCYMMGNFEAVARYKIGITTIHINNGGYSGYGPGFWGEGHDPYTWKVSDHGSACMANMARAVGFHAEDVSQPAEIIPALKRAFDENAKGRPAFVEFICSHHPVHGGWVR from the coding sequence ATGAAGATCAAGGCGGTGAACGGCTTCGCGCGCATTCTCAAGTCCGAGGGCACGCCGTGGGTGAGCTGCTACCCGACCAGCCCGGTGAACAACGCCCTCGGCGAGGAAGGCATGCCGATCCTCATGATGGGCGAGGAGCGCTTCGCGGTCGCGGTGGCCGACGGCTTCTCCCGCGTGACCAGCGGCAGGCAGATCGGCGTCTGCACCGTGATGGCCGGCCTCAACGCGGCGGGCATCCAGATGGCCTTCGGCGCCGTCGCGCAGGCCTGGGAGGATTCCTCTCCGCTGCTGGTGATCGCGGAAGGACTCGGGGTCGGGGCGAGCCGTCACACCCACTTCGACATGGCCGAGGCCTTCAAGCCGGTCACCAAGTGGGTCGGGCGGGTGGACCGCGCCGATCTCATCCCCGAGTACACCCGTCGCGCCTACACGCATCTGCGCTCCGGGCGGCCGGGCCCCGTGCTGCTGCTGATCCCGCGCGATCTCGGCGAGTACGACGCCGACGAGCATCCCTACGCGCCGGTGAAGGGCTGGCGCACCGGGCCCGATCCCGACGACGTGAAGGCGGCGATCCGGGCGCTGCTCGCCGCCAAGGATCCCCTGCTCCACGTGGGCGAAGGCGTCTGCTACGCCGACGCGGCGGCCGAGTTGCTGCAGTTCGCGGAGGCGGCCCAGATCCCCGTGCTCACCACGCTGAAGGCCAAGGGTGTGTTCCCCGAGAACCACCCGCTGTCGGTCGGCGTGCGCGGCTCCATGGCGGATCACTTCCTGCGCAAGTGCGACCTGCTCTTCTCGATCGGGTCGAGCCTCTTCCCCGGCCGCTTCAGCCACACCGTGCCCGACGCCCACAAGAAGACGATCGTGCAGTGCACGGTCGACACGCTCGACATCAACCGCAGCTACGAGACGCGCCACGCGGTGATCGGCGACGCCAGGCTCACCCTGCAGGCCCTGGTGACCGAGCTGCAGAGCAAGGGCGCGAGGAAGAACCCGGAGGTGCTGGAAGAGATCAAGGGGCAACGCCAGGCCTTCAAGGACAAGTTCCGCCCGTGGCTCGAGTCGAACGAGACGCCGATCAACCCGTACCGGGTGTTCGGTGACCTGGCCAAGGTGCTCGACCCGAAGAGCTCGTTCCTCACCGCCGACTCGGGCAACACCCGCGACCAGACCAGCACGGTGTACGAGGCGCAGATCCCGCGCGGCTATCTCGGCTGGGGCAACGTGTCCACCCTCGGCTTCAGCCTGGCCGGCGCGGTCGCGGCCAAGCTCGCGTTCCCGAACCGCCAGTGCGTGCACGTCACCGGCGACGCGGGCGTCTGCTACATGATGGGCAACTTCGAGGCGGTGGCCCGCTACAAGATCGGCATCACCACCATCCACATCAACAACGGCGGCTACTCGGGCTACGGCCCCGGCTTCTGGGGCGAGGGACACGATCCCTACACCTGGAAGGTCTCCGACCATGGCAGCGCGTGCATGGCCAACATGGCGCGCGCGGTCGGGTTCCACGCCGAGGACGTGAGCCAGCCCGCCGAGATCATCCCGGCGCTCAAGCGCGCCTTCGACGAGAACGCCAAGGGCCGGCCGGCCTTCGTGGAGTTCATCTGCTCGCACCATCCCGTTCACGGCGGCTGGGTCCGATAG